One window of the Triticum dicoccoides isolate Atlit2015 ecotype Zavitan chromosome 3B, WEW_v2.0, whole genome shotgun sequence genome contains the following:
- the LOC119280012 gene encoding uncharacterized protein LOC119280012, whose translation MVAAARHAEVPPLSKGKKDPGYWSCLPYDLVRRIAESFLATNGVDWYMDLRAVCHDWRSATDDPRNNTSDCRFRPRGWIILDEAFESDTRRLLLNTATGQLIHKELLPLSDYYVVAATLEGFFILADKSPPHAARIFSPLTGAMIHFKVPMPPEGEVTAAVCFIMDLPILNLFCGSSHKHYMAYTESECFIAHKATTMRTQFIVSCRG comes from the exons ATGGTGGCCGCTGCCAGACACGCCGAAGTTCCCCCGCTTTCCAAGGGGAAGAAGGACCCCGGCT ACTGGTCCTGTCTCCCGTACGACCTCGTCCGCCGCATTGCCGAGTCCTTCCTCGCCACCAACGGCGTCGATTGGTACATGGACTTACGCGCCGTGTGCCACGACTGGCGCTCCGCCACCGATGACCCCAGGAACAACACCTCGGATTGCCGGTTTCGCCCGCGCGGGTGGATCATCCTTGATGAGGCCTTCGAGAGCGACACGCGCCGCCTGTTGCTCAACACCGCCACCGGGCAATTAATCCACAAGGAGCTCCTGCCGCTCAGCGACTACTATGTGGTCGCGGCCACTCTTGAGGGCTTCTTTATCCTGGCGGACAAGAGCCCTCCTCACGCCGCACGCATCTTCAGCCCTCTCACCGGCGCCATGATCCATTTCAAGGTGCCCATGCCGCCCGAGGGGGAGGTCACCGCTGCAGTCTGCTTTATCATGGATTTGCCCATTCTTAATTTATTTTGTGGCTCGTCTCACAAGCATTACATGGCATATACTGAAAGTGAATGTTTCATCGCCCACAAGGCCACAACTATGAGGACGCAATTTATAGTTTCTTGCAGAGGGTGA